Proteins from a genomic interval of Molothrus ater isolate BHLD 08-10-18 breed brown headed cowbird chromosome 10, BPBGC_Mater_1.1, whole genome shotgun sequence:
- the C10H3orf33 gene encoding protein C3orf33 homolog translates to MSERGGGGSERAALALARLSEWADAHLGLLRGLIAGAAVAGVLLLARSFRVTTKFTNPLEIPVEFVEKNVKLRGKLHHITEKGLEVEHIPISIPFISAIQRKWQPEGLLLIRLAGVELAAGGTAWLQRELLPKQPLWFQLLGRDSSALDCLVLVHKGGFFSMCLNEELLSQGLARAARIEGLPHHSRLYWKLHKRLLQAELKAVKKNKGIWKEQSYSERVQESISRNKFLQRLKQFVSWVRSSTER, encoded by the exons ATGTcggagcggggcggcggcggctccgaGCGCGCCGCGCTGGCCCTGGCCCGGCTTTCCGAGTGGGCGGACGcgcacctggggctgctgcgg GGCCTGATCGCCGGCGCGGCCGTGGccggggtgctgctgctggcccggAGCTTCCGCGTG ACAACGAAATTCACAAATCCTTTGGAAATACCCGTGGAGTTTGTAGAAAAGAATGTGAAACTGAGAGGGAAATTACATCACATCACAGAGAAGGGCCTGGAAGTTGAGCACATTCCCATCAGCATTCCTTTCATCTCAGCCATCCAGAGAAAAT ggcagccagaggggctCCTGCTGATCCGCCTGGCCGGGGtggagctggctgcaggtggCACGGCCTGGCTGCAGCGGGAGCTGCTCCCCAAACAGCCCCTGTGgttccagctcctggggagggacagcTCGGCCCTGGACTGCCTCGTCCTAGTCCATAAG GGTGGGTTTTTCAGCATGTGCTTGAATGAAGAGCTCCTGAGCCAAGGGCTGGCCAGAGCAGCCCGGATTGAGGGGCTGCCTCACCACTCCCGCCTCTACTGGAAACTGCACAAAAGGCTCCTCCAGGCCGAGTTAAAggctgtgaagaaaaataaaggcataTGGAAAGAGCAGAGCTACTCTGAAAGAGTCCAGGAGAGCATAAGCCGCAATAAATTCCTGCAGAGGCTGAAACAGTTTGTGAGCTGGGTTAGAAGCTCTACTGAGAGGTGA